From Acidipropionibacterium acidipropionici, one genomic window encodes:
- a CDS encoding ABC transporter permease, whose amino-acid sequence MNLLWDWLANPVNWAGPDGVWARLAEHLAYSGAALLIAAAIGIPLGLWIGHTGRGRAVTVNLVNGMRAVPTLGLLFAAVLVIGPRLHGDAAFQVPAIVVLVILATPPILAGTYSGIDAVPPDARDAARGMGMTPGQVLGRVEVPCALPLIFSGVRSAALQVIATAILAAYVGLGGLGYFLQLGQGSRDYGMMAGGAVLVALLALAVDLILAGVQRLTLSPGLRTRT is encoded by the coding sequence ATGAACCTGCTGTGGGACTGGCTGGCGAACCCGGTCAACTGGGCCGGGCCGGACGGCGTCTGGGCCCGGCTGGCCGAGCATCTTGCCTACTCGGGGGCCGCCCTGCTGATCGCCGCGGCGATCGGCATCCCGCTGGGCCTGTGGATCGGCCACACCGGGCGGGGGCGGGCGGTCACCGTCAACCTGGTCAACGGGATGAGGGCGGTGCCCACCCTCGGTCTGCTCTTCGCCGCGGTCCTGGTGATCGGCCCGCGGCTGCACGGCGACGCCGCCTTCCAGGTGCCGGCGATCGTGGTCCTGGTGATCCTGGCGACACCCCCGATCCTGGCCGGCACCTATTCGGGGATCGACGCCGTCCCGCCCGACGCCCGTGACGCCGCCCGCGGGATGGGGATGACGCCCGGGCAGGTGCTCGGCAGGGTGGAGGTGCCGTGCGCCCTGCCGCTCATCTTCAGCGGGGTGCGCTCGGCGGCTCTGCAGGTGATCGCCACCGCGATCCTCGCCGCCTACGTCGGTCTCGGAGGGTTGGGGTATTTCCTTCAACTCGGCCAGGGATCGCGCGACTACGGCATGATGGCCGGCGGTGCCGTGCTGGTGGCCCTGCTGGCGCTTGCCGTCGACCTGATACTGGCGGGGGTGCAACGCCTGACTCTGTCCCCCGGGCTGAGAACCCGCACATGA
- a CDS encoding ABC transporter permease, with translation MSWFLSHTDQVWGLLGHHAALAALPLLIGVLVALPLGWLARRHRALYTPMVAGAGLLFTIPSLALFILMPLILGTGILDPTNVVVALSLYTLALMVRTVADALGSVPPQVTSAARAMGIGSLRRFLTVELPLATPAISAGMRVAAVSNVSIVSVAALIGVPQLGSLFTDGFNRTFVTEIVVGLVACIALALAFDAVIVVATRLVTPWTRGRAS, from the coding sequence GTGAGCTGGTTCCTGTCCCACACCGATCAGGTCTGGGGGCTGCTCGGCCACCACGCCGCGCTGGCCGCCCTGCCTCTGCTGATCGGCGTCCTGGTGGCCCTCCCGCTGGGATGGCTGGCACGGCGTCACCGCGCCCTGTACACCCCGATGGTCGCCGGGGCGGGGCTGCTGTTCACCATCCCCAGCCTCGCCCTGTTCATCCTCATGCCGCTGATCCTGGGCACCGGGATCCTCGACCCCACCAATGTCGTGGTGGCGCTGAGCCTCTACACCCTGGCGCTCATGGTGCGCACCGTCGCCGACGCACTGGGCTCGGTGCCTCCCCAGGTCACCAGCGCTGCGCGGGCGATGGGCATCGGATCGCTGCGGCGGTTCCTCACCGTCGAGCTGCCGCTGGCCACCCCGGCGATCTCGGCGGGGATGCGGGTCGCGGCGGTGAGCAACGTCTCGATCGTCTCGGTGGCGGCGCTCATCGGCGTCCCCCAGCTGGGGTCCCTGTTCACCGACGGGTTCAACCGCACCTTCGTCACCGAGATCGTCGTCGGGCTGGTCGCCTGCATCGCGCTGGCCCTGGCCTTCGACGCCGTCATCGTCGTCGCGACGCGCCTGGTGACCCCGTGGACCCGCGGGAGGGCGTCATGA
- a CDS encoding ATP-binding cassette domain-containing protein — protein MISFTDVVKVYADGTRAVDGLPLEAPTGRITVLVGPSGCGKTTSLRMINRMIEPSSGTIAIDGRDVASLNPDELRRGIGYVIQSGGLFPHRTVVDNIATVPRLLGRSRRQARSEAMELLERMGLDADLAGRYPAQLSGGQQQRVGVARALAADPPVMLMDEPFSAVDPQVRAQLQDEFLRLQSELGKTIVLVTHDIDEAIRLGDEVAVLRPGGTLAQLDPPSRLLADPADDFVADFLGRDRGYQRLGFTPAPPLPLADETTVALGTEAEEARRRAAAQSPAWRRPWLLVVDEQNSPLGWVRPESVTGQVERTDLHRGGTVARADGSLRAVLDAALSSPARRGVVVDGHGGLLGTVLAQDVLALIEDDGDDGAGPEAPGADGGEPS, from the coding sequence GTGATCAGTTTCACCGACGTCGTGAAGGTCTACGCCGACGGCACCCGTGCCGTCGACGGCCTGCCCTTGGAGGCCCCGACCGGGCGGATCACCGTGCTGGTGGGCCCCTCGGGATGCGGGAAGACGACGTCGCTGAGAATGATCAACCGGATGATCGAGCCCAGCTCCGGGACGATCGCCATCGACGGGCGCGACGTCGCCTCCCTGAATCCCGATGAGCTGCGCCGGGGCATCGGCTACGTCATCCAGAGCGGCGGCCTGTTCCCGCACCGCACGGTCGTCGACAACATCGCGACGGTCCCCCGACTGCTGGGCCGTAGCCGGCGTCAGGCCCGTTCCGAGGCCATGGAGCTGCTGGAGCGGATGGGGCTGGACGCCGACCTGGCCGGCCGCTACCCCGCACAGCTGTCGGGGGGTCAGCAGCAGCGGGTCGGGGTGGCGCGGGCGCTGGCCGCCGATCCTCCGGTGATGCTCATGGACGAGCCCTTCAGCGCCGTCGACCCGCAGGTCCGCGCTCAGCTCCAGGACGAGTTCCTGCGGCTGCAGTCCGAACTGGGCAAGACGATCGTGCTGGTGACCCACGACATCGATGAGGCGATCCGGCTGGGTGACGAGGTGGCGGTGCTGAGGCCGGGCGGCACCCTGGCCCAGCTCGACCCTCCGTCGCGCCTGCTGGCCGATCCGGCCGACGACTTCGTCGCCGACTTCCTGGGCCGCGACCGCGGATATCAGCGGCTCGGATTCACCCCGGCCCCGCCTCTTCCGCTCGCCGACGAGACCACCGTCGCCCTGGGCACCGAGGCCGAGGAGGCCAGACGTCGAGCCGCGGCCCAGAGCCCGGCGTGGCGGCGCCCGTGGCTGCTCGTCGTCGACGAGCAGAACTCCCCGCTGGGCTGGGTGCGTCCGGAATCCGTCACCGGACAGGTGGAGCGCACCGATCTGCATCGCGGCGGGACGGTGGCCCGCGCGGACGGGTCCCTGCGCGCCGTCCTGGATGCGGCGCTGTCCTCCCCGGCCCGGCGCGGGGTGGTCGTCGACGGGCACGGCGGGCTGCTCGGAACGGTGCTCGCCCAGGATGTGCTGGCCCTCATCGAGGACGACGGGGATGACGGGGCCGGCCCGGAGGCGCCAGGGGCCGACGGGGGCGAGCCGTCGTGA